The genomic window TTCAAAGGAATGTCAAGTAAAAACAatcaaattatatataggaatatatatacataatatattacatatacataatatattacatatacataatatatatgtcaCTTTTATCTCTTTATACACAATCGCTTATATAGATGAAAGACTGGATTAATCACAGAGATGTTTGTTCAAACATCTTATGATTTAAAAAACTTTtagcaaaaaaaaaaaaataataataaaataaaataaatataattatatataatatattatcagAGTGTCCgtttaaaatttaattcaaataaacaatatatttaaagcAGATAAATTCAGATATTTTCAAATATGCATAGTAAAcaaattttcttttaatgTTACCATGGctgttcttttttttttggttcgtattattttaattatacacatttattttatttaagtactcttttaattaaatataacataaaaacaaaaaaataaaaaaaatataacatattcaaaaaatatatgtggGTTGAAAtggatgaaaaaaaaaatacatatatataaatatatatatatatatatatatatatatatatatatatatgtacaatTAGTAGGATGctttaaaatttaatttagataagaaatatttcccctcttttttttttttttctttaatattattattaagaacatataaatatatataaatatatatatatatatatatatatgtgttttggtgtttatattatttggTTCATATAATGTTTCGGATGTGcatgataataaatgagtattatatttatagcacaatttatacattcttagtatatatatatatatatatatatatatatatgtagaaTATCCATTTCATACGATTTCATTTTTTGAATTAATACAATTGACAATATTAGTTCTACATATAGGACATACCTGACTTTTATACAACCATTTGGTTAAGCATTTGACGTGAAAAAAGTGTCTTTTATCACAAGGCATGATCATAACATCATCtttgttaatataattCATCATACATATAGAGCAGacatcatcatttttattatatattttttgtttatcatgatcaatataattatttgtatCATCTTGACTTTCATTTGAAATATCTTTATCActactaataataatatcatcatcgttatcattattttgatgatgataatttGTAACATTGTTATATCCAATATTATcgatttttttttcaaatgtattatgttttttattatcgTCAGAAGGTAATGAATTTAATGGCTTTAACATATCTTGTAAATTTTCATCTGTTATATTtgaatttataatatcacttaattcttttccttttatatattgtagttctttttttttttttttctttttatcttctttacattttataattttatttttgttgttTTGTGTTTTATGATTTGAGCTATTGTCTTTGTCTATGATAACACTTTTTACTTTATCTAAGATTAGTTCAAAGGATGGTTTCTTTATAAATGTTTTGATACCTGATTtaccatttttatttcgtttcttatctatataatttatatccTCATATCTCATAACTTTTAATttcttaataatatattcagGTGTAGGAATTCTATCCGTTTCATCTACAGAGaaatttatcataatacaaattataatggataaaaataatcctagcgatatataaaataatagaGGTATAAAATATAGTGTGATggtaaaataataatatattcttataatttttaatgaTATTGTATTCGTagtacatatatttttataaaagtgaagtaaatataaagataataatgataaaaaaaaagttaaaaaattaaataactttattaaagaaatcataatattttttaatcGTTCATCGTTATCAA from Plasmodium reichenowi strain SY57 chromosome 6, whole genome shotgun sequence includes these protein-coding regions:
- a CDS encoding RING zinc finger protein, putative, translated to MNIDIEEEISNGNYVEINNTEVVIFRYFSMVLYVLLFFCILSFILMCVYYFRTPCESCDVFNRILVIAILIKSIAHLKITIIRIKLRHEIDNDERLKNIMISLIKLFNFLTFFLSLLSLYLLHFYKNICTTNTISLKIIRIYYYFTITLYFIPLLFYISLGLFLSIIICIMINFSVDETDRIPTPEYIIKKLKVMRYEDINYIDKKRNKNGKSGIKTFIKKPSFELILDKVKSVIIDKDNSSNHKTQNNKNKIIKCKEDKKKKKKKELQYIKGKELSDIINSNITDENLQDMLKPLNSLPSDDNKKHNTFEKKIDNIGYNNVTNYHHQNNDNDDDIIISSDKDISNESQDDTNNYIDHDKQKIYNKNDDVCSICMMNYINKDDVMIMPCDKRHFFHVKCLTKWLYKSQVCPICRTNIVNCINSKNEIV